A region from the Salvia splendens isolate huo1 chromosome 15, SspV2, whole genome shotgun sequence genome encodes:
- the LOC121766365 gene encoding THUMP domain-containing protein 1 homolog, with protein sequence MAPDHKSNPNKKRKNYLPQYKPVKKGSYPLRPGVEGFFITCDGGREHQAANEAINVIESFYEELVDDDDAELRVEHTELPKKPSNKIIKFASDSSGSDNDDDDDDKDANKVDAKDINNLETEEDKDQKAVASTDNGNDELRLETENVVPFENQALTEEKKPEKQDIKESETPENQDIKEAEALGPPAKRQCTDADAANNGTLSKKVETKSVDKLIEAELAELGDKSKRRFCKLDTGCNGVIFIQMRKREGDPSTKDIVHRMMTSLAVTKKHVSRFLLRLLPVEVSCYPSDEEIRRAIKPVIEKYFPVETEKPHKFSVLYDARANTGINRAKVIDAVAKCVPSIHKVDLANPDISIMVQIVKTVCLIGVVEKYKEFAKYNLRQLSSPSNEE encoded by the exons ATGGCGCCCGACCACAAATCCAATCcaaacaagaaaagaaagaattacCTCCCCCAATAT AAGCCAGTGAAAAAGGGTTCTTACCCATTGCGCCCGGGAGTTGAGGGATTCTTTATAACGTGCGATGGTGGGAGGGAGCACCAGGCAGCAAACGAAGCTATCAATGTCATTGAATCT TTCTATGAGGAGTtggtggatgatgatgatgcagAGTTAAGAGTTGAGCACACAGAATTACCTAAGAAGCCttcaaacaaaattataaaattcgcATCGGATTCTTCTGGCAGCgacaatgatgatgatgacgatgacAAAGATGCCAATAAAGTTGATGCAAAGGATATAAACAATCTAGAGACAGAGGAGGACAAAGACCAAAAGGCTGTTGCCTCAACTGACAATGGAAATGATGAGTTAAGACTTGAAACTGAGAATGTTGTGCCTTTCGAGAATCAAGCACTTACAGAGGAAAAGAAACCTGAGAAACAAGATATCAAAGAATCCGAGACACCTGAGAATCAAGATATCAAAGAAGCTGAGGCTCTGGGGCCTCCGGCTAAGAGGCAATGCACCGATGCAGATGCTGCAAACAATGGAACCTTGTCCAAAAAGGTTGAGACTAAATCTGTTGATAAGTTGATTGAAGCTGAGCTGGCAGAACTGGGAGATAAGAGCAAG AGGCGTTTTTGTAAACTTGACACTGGTTGTAATGGTGTTATCTTCATACAAATgcgtaagagagaaggagatcCAAGCACAAAAGATATCGTGCATCGCATGATGACTTCTCTTGCTGTAACCAAGAAACACGTCTCGAG GTTTCTTTTAAGGCTGCTTCCAGTTGAAGTATCATGCTACCCTTCAGATGAAGAAATCAGACGAGCCATCAAACCTGTCATCGAAAAGTATTTTCCTGTAGAAACTGAGAAACCGCATAAG TTTTCAGTTTTGTATGATGCTCGCGCAAACACTGGCATCAATCGTGCGAAAGTTATCGATGCAGTTGCCAAATGTGTTCCATCTATTCACAAGGTGGATCTGGCCAACCCAGATATAAGTATTATGGTCCAAATTGTCAAG ACTGTTTGCTTGATTGGAGTTGTGGAGAAGTACAAGGAATTTGCAAAGTATAACTTGAGGCAGCTTAGCAGCCCCTCAAATGAGgagtaa
- the LOC121767663 gene encoding dof zinc finger protein DOF3.4-like — protein MMAATDTAERKATRSGQAPPPEPEHLPCPRCSSTNTKFCYYNNYNFSQPRHFCKACRRYWTHGGTLRDIPVGGGSRKNAKRSRSASAAVGYNAVFSHPPHHHDFRAFPAAGPFSVSGDAKICGSFTSLLNTQGGGFWALGGFEEVGFGLGRAVWPFPGVVEGGPAGTVAGNTWQVESGESGYSNGDYFALPDLAISTPGGSFMK, from the coding sequence ATGATGGCTGCTACAGACACGGCTGAGAGAAAGGCAACGCGCTCAGGGCAAGCTCCGCCGCCTGAGCCAGAGCACCTCCCCTGCCCGCGCTGCTCCTCCACCAACACCAAGTTTTGCTACTACAACAACTACAACTTCTCCCAGCCGCGCCACTTCTGCAAGGCCTGCCGCCGCTACTGGACCCACGGCGGCACCCTCCGCGACATCCCCGTCGGTGGCGGCAGCCGCAAGAACGCCAAGCGCTCCCgctccgcctccgccgccgtgGGGTACAATGCCGTCTTCTCTCACCCGCCCCACCACCACGACTTCCGCGCCTTCCCCGCCGCGGGGCCGTTCTCCGTCTCCGGCGATGCTAAAATCTGCGGGAGCTTCACTTCGCTGCTGAACACCCAGGGGGGCGGGTTCTGGGCTCTGGGCGGGTTCGAGGAGGTGGGATTCGGGCTGGGGCGGGCTGTGTGGCCGTTTCCTGGGGTGGTTGAGGGCGGGCCCGCGGGTACTGTGGCGGGGAACACGTGGCAGGTTGAGAGTGGGGAGAGTGGATATAGCAACGGTGACTATTTTGCTTTGCCGGATCTTGCTATTTCCACACCGGGAGGAAGTTTTATGAAATGA